From Rhizobium sp. NZLR1, a single genomic window includes:
- a CDS encoding peptidoglycan-binding protein: protein MNGSRSNPSRQSDRTSLDALNRTIEGLEARIEGLIGSGREQRPRTATAEREPYPASNAPRPARAPLEPRPDPLAEIRQRQRALEAGRERPYTREPAPQLREPAPQLREPASRVATPQPAPALRAGDDTMTEIAQALVNLRHDLKRDISEGVTREMNALRAELREIKANAGDGGFADDMRADMGRLAQSITQLTGRSSGPEATGLREDFEELRSLMDGLAREDSLRHMENRWDGFESRLAALDTEGLQEELVSLAYRLDDIKRHIGGMGESPAVRALEDKLIAIATAMEQFGNMIQPHDRVMSEQFAAMDTRLDEISRAIAASGRAAATNDPALMQRLEGRLSALADQIDLMSHDAANRATPADELAMRLEALTSRVEELTKAEATSRLDERLEHLSYLLERTQTTAQPDLTGTLSDISRKIDALENGAVNDVLAQRLDGLARRIDEMAYQQPAPAAAVDDGAFRRLEGRLSDIAARLEESTSAAPTDPHALKNLEDQIANLSALMNTPRESAAIPAEFDRRMGAIEDYMATSDEYIIEAARQAAEAVVDAYSRHGGPQGAVAAADMSALTALAEDLRHLEEISRDSEERTHKTFKALHETLVHIADRLDGMEERGGRVSAQMPVAEVDFDVDPYALMVAEAEMDRTPAAVLTAKASPVIRTAEVAAEPAAPVQANAMSGTSAIAIEAATRTTENVTPIRAQAPAKASLLASLGKRLLPGRKAESRATERPMIDPAPSIDPTDVVPTDAANELLEPGSGAPDVKKILERVRASQSAARGKPAAETDRADYIAAARRAAQAAAMEVDANPKQAAVKAEKKGASVDKTSDKTGKTSAFSRYRRPILLAVGAVLLAIMAFPLARTLTSGESAPQAPAEVSALTGATENPQLALPEATPAQPDTGTAETAAPTAQTTSPAAEQAEPEATPPVVGDHLTDAAPFDGEGAATFAPAAPSGAAQETSGFVANTPAAASAPQAAITIPDTVQPKSLADAARSGDVLALFEIGARYSDGRNGITVDQKQAAGWYQLSADKGFAPAQYRLGSMYEKGNGVERDIAKAKSFYEQAANQGNASAMHNLAVLYASGALGQQDYATAASWFTKAANLGITDSQFNLAILCARGNGVPADIEESYKWFSIAAKAGDKDAAQKRDEVAKAMKPDQLERARTKADLWKPEPVDHRTNAIDIPDEWAGTGLKTATVDMKKAIRNIQAILNNNGFDAGSPDGEMGAKTVTAIKSFQKSVGQEPDGKVTDATVKALLERNKQGSKAI, encoded by the coding sequence ATGAACGGATCGCGATCAAATCCTTCCCGACAGTCCGACAGGACCTCGCTCGATGCGCTGAACCGCACGATCGAAGGGCTGGAGGCACGCATCGAAGGGCTGATAGGCAGCGGGCGCGAACAGCGGCCGCGCACGGCAACAGCCGAGCGCGAACCCTACCCGGCCTCCAATGCTCCGCGCCCCGCAAGGGCGCCGCTCGAGCCGCGGCCGGATCCGCTCGCCGAAATCCGCCAGCGCCAGCGCGCGCTTGAAGCGGGCCGCGAGCGACCCTACACACGCGAGCCGGCCCCGCAGTTGCGCGAACCAGCCCCACAGTTGCGCGAACCCGCGTCGCGCGTCGCCACACCACAACCGGCACCCGCCCTCCGTGCGGGCGACGACACGATGACCGAGATCGCCCAGGCGCTCGTCAATCTCAGGCATGATCTGAAGCGCGATATTTCCGAGGGCGTCACCCGCGAGATGAACGCGCTGCGCGCCGAGCTGCGCGAGATCAAGGCGAATGCCGGCGATGGCGGTTTCGCCGATGATATGCGCGCCGATATGGGCCGCCTTGCCCAGAGCATTACTCAGTTGACCGGCCGCTCGAGCGGTCCGGAGGCGACCGGCCTGCGCGAGGACTTCGAGGAGCTGCGCTCGCTGATGGACGGGCTGGCGCGCGAGGATTCGCTGCGCCATATGGAAAACCGCTGGGACGGCTTCGAGAGCCGGCTTGCGGCGCTCGATACCGAGGGGCTGCAGGAAGAGCTGGTTTCGCTCGCCTATAGGCTCGACGACATCAAGCGCCATATCGGCGGCATGGGCGAAAGCCCGGCGGTCCGGGCACTTGAGGACAAGCTCATCGCCATCGCCACGGCGATGGAGCAGTTCGGCAACATGATCCAGCCGCACGACCGGGTCATGTCGGAGCAGTTCGCCGCCATGGACACGCGGCTTGACGAGATCAGCCGGGCGATCGCGGCAAGCGGGCGCGCGGCTGCCACCAACGATCCGGCGCTGATGCAGCGGCTGGAAGGCCGGCTTTCGGCGCTGGCCGATCAGATCGATCTGATGAGCCATGATGCGGCCAACCGCGCAACGCCGGCCGACGAGCTGGCGATGCGGCTCGAAGCGCTGACATCTCGCGTCGAGGAGTTGACGAAGGCGGAAGCGACGTCACGGCTCGACGAACGGCTGGAGCATCTTTCCTATCTCCTGGAGCGCACGCAAACGACGGCGCAGCCCGACCTCACCGGCACGCTTTCCGACATTTCCCGCAAGATCGACGCGCTTGAGAACGGCGCGGTCAACGACGTGCTGGCGCAGCGGCTCGACGGTCTCGCCCGGCGCATCGACGAGATGGCCTACCAGCAACCGGCACCGGCCGCCGCGGTTGACGACGGCGCCTTCCGGCGTCTCGAAGGGCGGCTGAGCGACATCGCCGCCCGGCTGGAAGAGAGCACATCGGCAGCGCCGACCGATCCACATGCGCTGAAGAACCTCGAAGACCAGATCGCCAATCTTTCGGCACTGATGAACACGCCACGCGAAAGCGCCGCGATCCCAGCCGAATTCGACCGGCGGATGGGCGCGATCGAAGACTATATGGCGACGAGCGACGAATATATCATCGAGGCGGCGCGCCAGGCGGCAGAAGCCGTCGTCGACGCCTATTCGCGCCATGGCGGCCCGCAGGGCGCCGTGGCTGCTGCCGATATGTCGGCGCTGACGGCGCTGGCCGAGGATCTGCGTCACCTCGAGGAAATCAGCCGCGACAGCGAGGAGCGCACGCACAAGACTTTCAAGGCGCTGCACGAGACGCTGGTGCATATCGCCGACCGCCTCGACGGCATGGAAGAGCGCGGCGGGCGGGTGAGTGCCCAGATGCCGGTGGCCGAGGTCGATTTCGATGTCGATCCCTACGCGCTGATGGTGGCCGAGGCCGAGATGGACAGGACGCCGGCCGCTGTCCTCACAGCGAAGGCCTCTCCTGTTATCCGCACGGCCGAGGTTGCAGCCGAACCTGCCGCCCCGGTGCAAGCCAATGCCATGAGCGGAACGAGCGCGATCGCCATCGAAGCCGCGACCAGGACGACTGAGAACGTGACGCCAATACGGGCACAGGCACCGGCAAAGGCCAGCCTGCTTGCCAGCCTCGGCAAGCGGCTGCTGCCCGGCAGGAAAGCCGAGAGCCGGGCAACCGAACGCCCGATGATCGACCCCGCGCCATCGATCGATCCGACCGACGTGGTGCCGACGGATGCGGCAAACGAACTGCTCGAACCGGGCTCGGGCGCGCCCGACGTGAAGAAGATCCTTGAACGGGTCCGCGCCAGCCAGAGTGCCGCACGCGGCAAACCCGCCGCCGAAACCGATCGCGCCGATTATATCGCCGCCGCGCGTCGTGCAGCGCAGGCAGCCGCGATGGAAGTGGACGCCAATCCGAAACAGGCAGCCGTCAAGGCCGAGAAGAAGGGCGCAAGCGTCGACAAGACTTCTGACAAGACGGGCAAGACCAGCGCCTTTTCGCGCTACCGGCGGCCGATCCTGCTGGCCGTCGGGGCCGTGCTGCTGGCGATCATGGCCTTTCCGCTTGCCCGGACGTTGACGAGCGGCGAGAGCGCCCCGCAGGCGCCAGCCGAAGTCTCGGCGCTGACCGGCGCGACGGAAAATCCGCAGCTAGCCTTGCCTGAAGCAACACCCGCCCAGCCGGACACCGGCACGGCAGAAACGGCCGCCCCAACAGCGCAGACGACGTCCCCCGCCGCCGAACAGGCTGAGCCGGAAGCAACCCCGCCGGTTGTCGGCGATCATCTGACCGATGCCGCGCCGTTCGACGGCGAAGGGGCCGCGACATTTGCCCCTGCCGCCCCATCCGGCGCAGCGCAGGAGACATCGGGCTTTGTTGCGAACACGCCGGCGGCGGCATCCGCACCGCAGGCCGCCATCACCATTCCCGATACCGTCCAGCCGAAATCGCTTGCCGATGCGGCGCGCAGCGGCGATGTGCTGGCGCTGTTCGAGATCGGCGCGCGTTATTCGGACGGCCGCAACGGCATCACCGTCGATCAGAAGCAGGCGGCAGGCTGGTACCAGCTTTCGGCCGACAAGGGCTTTGCACCGGCGCAGTACCGGCTCGGCAGCATGTACGAGAAGGGCAATGGCGTCGAACGCGACATCGCGAAGGCGAAGAGCTTCTACGAGCAGGCGGCAAACCAGGGCAATGCCAGCGCCATGCATAATCTCGCCGTGCTCTACGCTTCCGGCGCGCTCGGCCAGCAGGACTATGCCACGGCCGCCTCATGGTTCACCAAGGCCGCCAACCTCGGCATCACCGACAGCCAGTTCAACCTGGCGATCCTTTGCGCGAGGGGCAACGGGGTTCCGGCGGATATCGAAGAATCCTACAAATGGTTTTCGATCGCCGCCAAGGCCGGCGACAAGGACGCGGCGCAGAAACGCGACGAAGTGGCCAAAGCCATGAAGCCGGACCAGCTCGAGCGGGCCCGCACTAAGGCCGATCTCTGGAAGCCGGAGCCGGTCGACCACCGCACCAACGCTATCGACATTCCCGACGAATGGGCCGGCACTGGCCTCAAGACGGCGACGGTCGACATGAAGAAGGCGATCCGCAATATCCAGGCGATCCTCAACAATAACGGTTTCGACGCCGGCTCACCGGATGGCGAAATGGGCGCAAAGACCGTGACCGCGATCAAAAGCTTCCAGAAGTCGGTCGGCCAGGAGCCGGACGGCAAAGTGACCGACGCAACCGTCAAGGCGCTGCTCGAACGCAACAAGCAGGGCAGCAAGGCCATCTAG
- a CDS encoding VOC family protein — MQRLDHVTIDTRDASRMIGFLNAVLGVEEGYRPPFDSPGHWLYLDERPVIHLSLTSRSTDFPPGIFNHVAFSLYEFGAALERIKASGYRYEYYDIPDTDLGQIFVYGPEGVKIELQYKRPT, encoded by the coding sequence ATGCAGCGCCTGGACCATGTCACGATCGATACCCGCGATGCCTCTCGTATGATCGGCTTCCTCAACGCCGTGCTCGGCGTCGAGGAAGGCTATAGGCCACCCTTCGACTCGCCCGGCCACTGGCTCTATCTGGACGAACGCCCGGTCATCCATCTCAGCCTGACGTCACGCAGCACCGATTTTCCGCCCGGCATCTTCAATCATGTCGCCTTCAGCCTCTACGAATTCGGCGCGGCGCTGGAGCGCATCAAGGCGAGCGGCTATCGCTATGAATATTACGATATTCCCGACACCGATCTCGGCCAGATCTTCGTCTATGGCCCCGAAGGCGTGAAGATTGAGCTGCAATATAAGCGGCCGACCTAA
- a CDS encoding SDR family NAD(P)-dependent oxidoreductase, with the protein MTDFPYESALIVGAGSGISASLARQLSALGVKVGLAARNVEKLQLLIEQTGASAFTADVSQPQSVAALFEEAAGAIGGPDVVIFNAGARLRGPLAELDPADVEKAIATTAFGGFLVAQQAAQRMIPRGRGAILFTGASASVKGYAQSAPFAMGKFALRGLAQSAARELGPMGIHVAHFVIDGAVRSQMRPDRAEKPDGTLSPEAIAQTYIDVLRQHRSAWSLEVEVRPWTENF; encoded by the coding sequence ATGACCGACTTTCCCTATGAGAGCGCCCTCATCGTCGGCGCGGGCTCCGGCATCAGTGCGTCGCTTGCACGGCAATTGTCGGCGCTCGGCGTCAAGGTCGGGCTTGCCGCCCGCAATGTCGAAAAGCTCCAGCTGCTCATCGAGCAGACCGGCGCCAGCGCCTTTACCGCCGACGTCTCGCAGCCGCAAAGCGTTGCAGCGCTGTTCGAAGAGGCTGCCGGCGCGATCGGCGGACCTGACGTGGTGATCTTCAACGCCGGCGCCCGCCTGCGCGGACCGCTGGCCGAACTCGATCCCGCCGATGTCGAAAAGGCGATCGCGACCACCGCTTTCGGCGGTTTTCTGGTGGCGCAGCAGGCGGCGCAGCGGATGATACCGCGCGGCCGCGGCGCCATCCTGTTCACCGGCGCTTCGGCGAGCGTCAAGGGTTATGCGCAATCGGCCCCCTTCGCGATGGGCAAGTTTGCGCTGCGCGGCCTTGCCCAGAGTGCGGCTCGTGAACTTGGGCCGATGGGCATCCACGTCGCGCATTTCGTCATCGACGGCGCGGTGCGCTCGCAGATGCGGCCGGACCGGGCGGAGAAGCCGGATGGCACGCTTTCGCCGGAGGCGATCGCCCAGACCTATATCGACGTGCTTCGCCAGCACCGCAGCGCATGGTCGCTGGAGGTCGAAGTCCGGCCCTGGACGGAGAATTTCTGA
- a CDS encoding DNA-3-methyladenine glycosylase I: MISFEAIRQRAEQRKGGAAALQALLEKHRPDHNRLRTMPDDRILADMTRRIFYSGFVQKVIDAKWPGFEAAFSGFEAAMLNIAPDDYWHDLTSDERIIRNGAKIMSVRANAAFIRELAREHGSAGVFLADWPRENQIGLLDLLGKRGSRLGGMTGQYFLRGIGRDSFVSTIDVLACLRSAGVPLSSSGMAKKDQPLIQQAFNDWAEETGLSFILLSRISAYSIDAAHTHGNSHGQ; the protein is encoded by the coding sequence ATGATCAGTTTCGAGGCGATAAGGCAGCGTGCGGAGCAGCGGAAGGGCGGAGCCGCCGCTTTGCAGGCCTTGCTGGAGAAGCATAGGCCGGATCACAACCGGCTGCGCACCATGCCCGACGACCGCATCCTCGCAGACATGACCCGGCGCATCTTCTACAGCGGCTTCGTCCAGAAGGTGATCGATGCGAAGTGGCCGGGTTTCGAGGCGGCGTTTTCCGGCTTCGAGGCGGCTATGCTGAATATCGCGCCCGACGATTATTGGCATGACCTGACTTCGGACGAACGGATCATCCGCAACGGTGCGAAGATCATGTCGGTTCGCGCCAATGCCGCCTTCATCCGCGAACTGGCACGGGAACACGGCAGTGCCGGCGTCTTCTTGGCCGACTGGCCGCGGGAGAACCAGATCGGCCTTCTCGACCTGTTGGGGAAACGCGGCAGCCGGCTCGGCGGCATGACCGGGCAATATTTCCTGCGGGGCATCGGCCGTGACAGCTTCGTCAGCACGATCGACGTGCTCGCCTGCCTGAGATCGGCCGGTGTGCCGCTCTCCTCCTCCGGCATGGCGAAGAAGGACCAGCCGCTGATCCAGCAGGCCTTCAACGACTGGGCGGAGGAGACTGGCCTTTCCTTCATCCTCCTGTCGCGCATCAGCGCCTATTCGATCGATGCGGCGCACACGCACGGAAATTCGCACGGGCAGTAG
- a CDS encoding acyl-CoA dehydrogenase C-terminal domain-containing protein, whose amino-acid sequence MPVYKAPVTDTLFVLNDVLGLERYNNLPGFADATPDMIEAILGEAGKVAEEALFPVNYSGDQEGCHRHDDASVSTPKGFKEAYKAYREGGWIGLAVPEEFGGQGLPYTLHTAVGEYTSAANMSLMMYPGLTQGAIAAILVHGSSEQKSTYLPKMVDGSWTGTMNLTEPHCGTDLGMLRTKAVPQADGSYRISGQKIFISAGEHDLADNIVHLVLARIEGAPEGTKGISLFIVPKFLVGKDGALGARNAVSCGAIEHKMGIHANATCVMNYDEATGFLIGAENRGLNAMFVMMNEARLMVGLQGIAISEIAYQNAANYARDRIQGRSLSGPKAPDKKADPIIVHPDIRRTLMTIRAFNEGGRAFLLWTALKSDIAHRATDEKERQTADDILGLVTPILKGVMTDKGFDHAVMAQQVFGGHGYIEEHGMSQYVRDARIAMIYEGANGIQALDLVGRKLALNGGRAAMALFKEIGDFCEENRDNEKLSFFTKHLKKGLNDAQGATMWFMQNAMAKPDNAGAGSTDYMHLFGLVVLGYMWAKMAKAAEDGLASGDGTREDFLRNKLVTARFFMERIMPETALRKTRIEAGADTMMELAAEAF is encoded by the coding sequence ATGCCAGTCTACAAGGCCCCGGTGACCGATACGCTCTTCGTCCTGAACGACGTGCTGGGCCTCGAACGCTACAACAATCTTCCCGGTTTTGCCGACGCGACGCCTGACATGATCGAGGCGATCCTCGGCGAGGCTGGAAAGGTTGCAGAGGAGGCTCTCTTCCCGGTGAATTATTCCGGCGATCAGGAAGGCTGCCATCGCCACGACGATGCCAGCGTCTCGACGCCGAAGGGCTTCAAGGAGGCTTACAAGGCCTATCGCGAAGGCGGCTGGATCGGCCTTGCCGTGCCCGAGGAATTCGGCGGGCAGGGGCTTCCCTATACGCTGCATACCGCCGTCGGCGAATATACCTCCGCCGCCAACATGTCGCTGATGATGTATCCGGGCCTGACGCAAGGCGCGATCGCCGCGATCCTCGTCCATGGTTCGTCCGAGCAGAAGAGCACCTATCTGCCGAAGATGGTGGACGGCTCCTGGACCGGCACCATGAACCTCACCGAGCCGCATTGCGGCACCGATCTCGGCATGCTGCGCACCAAGGCGGTGCCGCAGGCCGACGGCAGCTACAGGATCTCCGGCCAGAAGATCTTCATCTCTGCCGGTGAGCATGATCTCGCCGACAATATCGTCCACCTGGTGCTTGCCCGCATCGAAGGCGCGCCCGAGGGCACCAAGGGCATCTCGCTGTTCATTGTTCCGAAATTCCTCGTCGGCAAGGACGGCGCCCTCGGCGCCCGCAATGCTGTCTCCTGCGGCGCGATCGAGCACAAGATGGGCATCCACGCCAACGCCACCTGCGTCATGAATTACGACGAGGCGACGGGTTTCCTGATCGGCGCCGAAAACCGCGGCCTCAACGCCATGTTCGTGATGATGAACGAGGCCCGACTGATGGTCGGCCTGCAGGGCATCGCCATTTCCGAGATCGCCTATCAGAACGCCGCCAACTATGCCCGCGACCGTATCCAGGGCCGCTCGCTGTCCGGTCCCAAGGCGCCGGATAAGAAGGCCGATCCGATCATCGTTCATCCCGATATTCGTCGCACCTTGATGACCATCCGCGCTTTCAACGAGGGTGGCCGGGCCTTTCTGCTGTGGACCGCGCTCAAGTCGGACATTGCTCACCGTGCCACTGACGAGAAGGAGCGCCAGACGGCTGACGATATTCTCGGCCTCGTCACCCCGATCCTCAAGGGCGTGATGACCGATAAGGGCTTCGATCATGCTGTCATGGCCCAGCAGGTTTTCGGCGGCCACGGCTATATCGAAGAACACGGTATGAGCCAGTATGTGCGCGATGCCCGCATCGCCATGATCTATGAAGGCGCCAACGGCATTCAGGCGCTCGATCTCGTCGGCCGCAAGCTCGCCTTGAACGGCGGCCGTGCCGCCATGGCGCTGTTCAAGGAGATCGGCGATTTCTGCGAAGAGAATCGGGACAATGAAAAACTGTCCTTCTTCACCAAGCATCTGAAGAAGGGCTTGAACGACGCCCAGGGCGCGACCATGTGGTTCATGCAGAACGCCATGGCCAAGCCCGACAATGCCGGCGCCGGCTCGACTGATTACATGCACCTCTTCGGCCTTGTCGTTCTCGGCTATATGTGGGCAAAGATGGCGAAAGCCGCCGAGGACGGCCTTGCATCCGGCGATGGAACCCGTGAGGATTTCCTGAGGAATAAGCTGGTGACCGCCCGCTTCTTCATGGAACGCATCATGCCAGAAACCGCGCTTCGCAAGACCCGTATCGAAGCCGGTGCAGACACGATGATGGAACTTGCCGCCGAAGCGTTTTGA